Proteins encoded by one window of Yamadazyma tenuis chromosome 2, complete sequence:
- a CDS encoding uncharacterized protein (BUSCO:EOG092604ML; EggNog:ENOG503NWZB; COG:S) gives MPTTEEVQAKISAFSTSWVGLLIAVLVVYKIAYTVQNMILAKKMGCKAPTTFLQDYALGFRNVGEMLKNKKSGFLNNFTLQRFNQFGDTISLRVAGNVMFITREPENIKAILGTQFNDFDLGIRYKQFLPLLGDGIFTLDHKGWKNSRAMLRPQFAREQVAHVKMLEPHVQNLFAHIRKYQGQVFDIQTYFFKLTMDSATEFLFGESVESLRDESINMVPTGECDVGLKTRFADSFNDAQTVLATRAMLQQLYFLVNTTRFKEACKDVHGLTDFFVHQALNTSPDELEKKSKGGYIFLFELVKQTRDPKILRDQALNILLAGRDTTAGLLSFTFFELARNPQMFDKLKEEIHATFGAGAESRIDDITFESLKKCEYLKAVINEALRMYPSVPQNFRITNKNTTLPRGGGPDGLSPIFIPRHSTVAYSVYATHRHERFYGKDAEVFRPERWFDEGTKKLGWAFLPFNGGPRICLGQQFALTEASYVVARIVQEFSSLKSFDEQYPPKLNSQLTRNKNNPKHLTSAMLNWSNDTFLECYNSIKYQDHSRIDEQLVKAIQNDLNSVLVTPPNDESSKSKLIDNKSPTQFTNGDKLKLNDMFVENAIFLSKELGLNELATAEVLFYSSRDGIDNGASFIDQGRSAFFKRYQYILNILGYLITSRQLHLLTSDFNNFGSNVLDSFSKIYSIINNLNDLINKNTVTNSLNDVFIQTIEYTKTELFNCHELLGQILYNMIQYYFEEYGTVKFYKQIMTHLNSNVDDNDSIILHYLPGVFAIFDSLDKFNDQAVNELHKTVTNTLTDDFKLISLSPDLIDLSNSKLKSYEILMDFVFLTNLIPWCKETGNLEMFHFNEDILNYIQICLNYGVLENLLRFTSATSNLETVKLFEVNNLCEFRSLLQTNFPELSVLKFSKLNDNNAQSRFNLKLEVSSTFKEDLLPFYWHKFFSNFIKNVAIVLTQLRDSEEDYLLSSINRRQRVRDKGEKDSNNELVDGSSKDSSQALEKNIELDMEDMYTRADLERFYLSFVYTYKNRPNLCALIWEDGDTNNELVGFINWGVNNNSSPFITATFCLLLSSLTCKEDALSTIKIWENLINNNSNLKKSDYSKISMDSIVDSLEYYLNSLNENFENDLNDQIRKKQKGQEFLLSNALNNNHNSNKILIELSEDSMIFISGFVLLISSLVDNLSDDSERSKEIRQSMFNRFKPIILGFLKFDNLIMNSRILIGSNDFPLILVNENNRSTLINLMLNLLSSFNDPHAEDLELRYEIWDIVDKWMFHQLIDNNSSSRSPGVIDHHNPSPSEKIRLQKNTISIKNAFKTNLVDLPNILNFIELITNLLNSPENPSRINSKLLYPANLGNGYRFNNQTGIWPYIEFITLEVLGSSTKIKHSLTRVNLQNNLISLVLGSLNSVDWEFLDDILPNVSQDFKVESLFDASLTYDQFIKLHHSIGVMNYVFDEKVYKSIIEIILKEEDDTLVLSSLKIVHKLIKLQDIFAIMVSRLKANEQPKPTLPSTSLLSVIPALNTYYPSNFNVIDFLKVLSSNVALVTKFGLLIGTDNNKIVSLCIDLLTKVNRRFLDLNKDETLLIKNKLLTVFASGPESNQLRYSIINQFTDGDEDIKFKILNFLVEDLAISKGSPCFAHHLLGYTVKGNYLVINEDDSKLFIRNLTEHLVLSLSMVSSVDFNNGINIIEYNYTRMSSLVLQILNRLCHFPVSSLVTLQLLRDFESDEEVSFFETLLSYQTKIDHTTVWYNVRFNDDLLKENDFILDKESLLTFFEFFKMRNLMIQYLTVEFHHLSQQGSIYKKNQYLDKLINGDKFLNESHQVLKFLDVLNFKFSNFEQFNYQKFSKWNLSLLFKEVKSEDNIFNTDILDKLETITNNVEILDMKDFLVKFIVNDDLKALQLNYLHSWVQLIEVIINDGKLSKEQNQNFILEILSSILPKINEFFEKDIKFSEELISLCVILFDYYEEDNLFIERLLLLFSTCIKGIASSNSTIELRNDLYIIMNNFLQKSFKNNSETILRKLTDILEKTDVKFFEIICNDSIVSEGSIRITSMIFLESTIHLFNHFNNSFITDQLTKNNSLLLIIRSIKRIDEILDNELKEVSTILYELINFNSIINLLIRIGQSRLGSSYLIQSELFSIIKNLNILKVDPDLGMNLRINEINSVNLSLDSNYSFINYFQFLLPVFKLISVLLISMGPSYKPSKIQGKELLAHFGKLRNSIIKKDILINENKIKYQYEGELDELMNQFVLIDTLVDS, from the exons ATGCCAACAACAGAAGAAGTACAGGCAAAAATATCGGCGTTCTCAACCTCATGGGTGGGATTGCTTATTGCAGTGTTGGTGGTTTACAAAATCGCCTACACGGTTCAGAATATGATACTTGCCAAAAAAATGGGTTGCAAAGCCCCCACCACCTTTCTCCAAGATTATGCCTTGGGATTTAGAAACGTCGGTGAGATGCTTAAGAACAAGAAACTGGGatttttgaacaactttaCTCTTCAGAGATTTAACCAGTTTGGAGACACTATTTCTCTTCGAGTGGCTGGTAACGTTATGTTTATCACCAGAGAGCCGGAAAACATCAAGGCTATTTTGGGAACTCAGTTCAACGATTTCGACTTGGGAATCCGGTACAAGCAGTTTTTGCCGTTATTGGGAGACGGCATCTTTACCTTGGACCATAAAGGCTGGAAAAATTCCAGAGCCATGTTGAGACCTCAGTTTGCCAGAGAACAAGTGGCCCATGTCAAGATGTTGGAACCACATGTACAAAACTTGTTTGCTCATATCCGCAAGTACCAGGGCCAGGTGTTTGATATCCAAACgtatttcttcaagcttaCAATGGACTCTGCCACcgagtttttgtttggggAGTCGGTGGAAAGTTTGAGAGACGAGAGTATCAATATGGTTCCCACCGGCGAGTGTGATGTGGGGTTAAAGACCCGGTTTGCCGACTCGTTCAACGACGCACAGACGGTGTTGGCCACCAGAGCCATGTTGCAGCAGTTATATTTTTTGGTCAACACCACCAGATTCAAGGAAGCCTGTAAGGATGTGCACGGCTTGACGGACTTTTTCGTTCACCAGGCATTAAACACCTCTCCTGACGAGTTAGAAAAGAAGCTGAAGGGTGGGTATattttcttgtttgagTTGGTGAAGCAGACAAGAGAtcccaagatcttgagagATCAGGCCTTGAACATCTTATTGGCTGGAAGAGATACAACTGCTGGATTGTTGAGTTTCACGTTCTTTGAGTTGGCCAGGAATCCCCAAATGTTtgacaaattgaaggagGAAATCCATGCTACTTTTGGTGCTGGCGCTGAATCTCGTATCGACGATATCACCTTTGAAAGCTTGAAAAAATGTGAATACTTGAAGGCCGTCATCAATGAAGCATTGAGAATGTACCCTTCGGTTCCCCAGAACTTCAGAAtaaccaacaaaaacaccacaCTTCCAAGAGGCGGTGGTCCCGACGGCCTTTCACCAATTTTCATTCCTAGGCATTCTACTGTGGCCTACTCGGTATATGCTACCCACAGACACGAACGCTTCTACGGGAAGGATGCTGAGGTGTTTAGGCCAGAGAGATGGTTTGATGAAGgaacaaagaagttgggcTGGGCCTTTTTACCTTTCAACGGGGGTCCCAGAATCTGTCTTGGACAGCAGTTTGCTCTTACTGAGGCTTCTTATGTGGTGGCCAGAATAGTACAAGAGTTTAGTAGCTTGAAGTCATTCGATGAGCAGTACCCACCCAAACTTAACTCCCAGTTGACG CGCAACAAAAACAATCCCAAACATCTTACATCGGCGATGTtgaattggtcaaatgATACGTTCCTTGAGTGTTATAACTCAATTAAGTATCAGGATCATTCCAGAATTGACGAGCAGCTTGTGAAAGCCATTCAGAATGACTTGAATCTGGTGTTAGTCACGCCGCCCAATGATGAATCCTCCAAGCTGAAGTTGATCGATAATAAGTCTCCCACACAGTTCACAAATGGAGACAAGCTCAAACTCAACGAtatgtttgtggagaatGCCATATTCTTGTCAAAAGAGTTGGGCCTTAACGAGTTGGCCACCGCCGAGGTCTTATTTTACTCGTCCAGAGATGGTATTGACAATGGTGCCAGTTTCATTGATCAGGGAAGACtggccttcttcaagagatACCAGTATATTTTGAACATCTTGGGGTACTTGATCACATCTAGGCAATTACATCTCCTAACAAGcgacttcaacaatttcgGTTCCAATGTACTTGATTCGTTTTCGAAGATATACTCAATCATAAATAACTTGAACGACCTAATCAATAAAAACACCGTTACAAACTCCTTGAATGACGTGTTCATCCAAACCATCGAATATACCAAAACtgagttgttcaattgtCACGAATTGTTGGGTCAAATATTATACAACATGATTCAGTATTACTTTGAAGAGTACGGTACTGTAAAATTCTACAAGCAAATAATGACCCACTTGAACTCCAAcgttgatgataatgaccTGATAATATTACACTATCTTCCTGGAGTATTTGCCATTTTTGACTCtttggacaagttcaatgatCAAGCAGTTAATGAATTGCACAAAACTGTTACCAATACATTGACAGACgatttcaagttgatttctttgtctCCCGATCTCATTGATTTGTCGaattccaagttgaagtctTACGAAATATTGATGGATTTTGTCTTCTTAACCAACCTCATTCCTTGGTGCAAAGAAACAGGGAATCTAGAGATGTTCCATTTCAACGAAGATATCTTGAACTACATCCAAATATGTTTGAATTATGGTGTGTTGGAGAACTTATTGAGATTCACAAGCGCCACCTCCAATCTTGAAACtgtcaagttgtttgaagtCAACAATTTGTGTGAGTTCAGAAGCTTATTGCAGACCAATTTCCCTGAATTATCGGTTCTTAAATTCTCAAAATTGAATGACAATAATGCCCAATCCAGATTCAACTTAAAACTCGAGGTATCGTCCACATTCAAAGAAGACTTACTACCATTCTACTGGCATAAgtttttctccaacttcatcaagaatgtaGCCATAGTATTGACTCAATTGAGGGATAGCGAAGAGGATTATTTATTGTCTTCCATTAATAGAAGACAACGAGTGAGAGATAAGGGAGAGAAGGACTCCAATAATGAATTGGTGGATGGGAGCTCCAAAGACTCATCCCAGGCATTAGAAAAGAACATTGAGCTAGACATGGAAGATATGTATACAAGGGCAGATCTTGAGAGGTTCTACCTTTCTTTCGTGTACACTTATAAAAATAGACCAAATCTTTGTGCGTTGATCTGGGAAGATGGAGACACCAACAATGAATTAGTTGGTTTTATAAACTGGGGtgtcaacaacaactcaTCTCCTTTCATTACTGCAACATTCTGTTTATTATTGAGCTCTTTGACATGCAAAGAGGATGCCTTACTGACAATCAAGATTTGGGAGAACTTGATTAACAACAACTCCAATCTAAAGAAAAGCGATTACTCCAAGATAAGCATGGACTCAATTGTTGATTCTTTGGAGTATTATTTGAATTCATTGAACgaaaactttgaaaacGACTTGAATGATCAAATCAGGAAAAAGCAAAAAGGTCAAGAGTTCCTTCTTTCTAAtgctttgaacaataatCACAATTCAAATAAAATCTTGATAGAGTTGTCAGAAGACTCAATGATTTTCATTTCTGGATTTGTGCTCTTGATCTCGTCTTTGGTGGACAATTTATCTGACGATTCAGAAAGATCAAAGGAGATTCGCCAAAGTATGTTCAACAGATTCAAACCTATAATATTGGggtttttgaagtttgatAACTTGATTATgaattcaagaatcttgatCGGATCCAATGACTTcccattgattttggtgaatGAGAATAACAGAAGTACCTTAATAAACTTGATGCTCAATTTATTGAGCAGTTTTAATGACCCCCATGctgaagatcttgaattGCGTTACGAAATCTGGGATATTGTGGACAAGTGGATGTTCCATCAGTTGATCGATaacaactcttcttctcgaAGCCCTGGTGTTATTGATCACCATAACCCAAGCCCATCGGAAAAGATCAGACTCCAAAAAAACACAATCAGTATCAAGAATGCTTTCAAAACtaatttggtggatttaCCGaatatcttgaacttcatcGAGTTAATCACTAACTTGTTAAACTCTCCTGAAAATCCCTCCAGGATTAACCTGAAACTTTTATACCCTGCAAACTTAGGAAATGGTTATAGGTTCAACAACCAAACTGGTATTTGGCCATATATTGAATTCATCACATTAGAAGTTTTGGGACTGTCAACTAAAATCAAACACAGCTTGACAAGGGTGAACTTAcagaacaacttgatctcTCTTGTGCTTGGTTCTTTGAATAGTGTCGATTGGGAATTCTTGGATGACATCCTTCCTAATGTATCGCAAgatttcaaagttgaatCTCTATTTGATGCCCTGCTCACTTATGATCAGTTCATTAAGTTGCATCATTCAATAGGTGTAATGAACTACGTGTTTGACGAGAAAGTCTATAAGTCCATTATAGAAATAATCTTGAAGGAGGAGGATGATACCTTGGTTTtaagttctttgaaaattgTACACAAATTGATTAAATTACAGGATATTTTTGCAATCATGGTCTCCAGATTAAAGGCAAACGAACAACCCAAGCCAACATTGCCAAGTACTAGCTTGTTACTGGTGATTCCTGCTCTCAACACGTACTATCCTTCCAATTTCAATGTTATCGACTTCCTCAAGGTATTGAGCTCTAACGTGGCATTGGTTACCAAATTTGGTTTATTAATCGGCACAGACAACAATAAGATTGTTAGCTTATGCATAGATCTATTGACCAAAGTCAACCGAAGATTTCTTGATTTGAATAAAGACGAAACTTTGTTGATAAAGAATAAACTTTTAACTGTTTTTGCAAGCGGTCCAGAGTCCAATCAGTTGAGATATTCTATAATCAATCAGTTCAccgatggtgatgaagacattaagttcaagatcttgaattttttggttgaagatctAGCCATATCAAAAGGATCGCCTTGTTTTGCTCACCATCTACTTGGGTACACTGTCAAAGGTAACTATTTGGTTATAAACGAAGATGATTCCAAATTATTTATCAGAAACTTGACGGAGCACTTAGTATTAAGCTTGAGTATGGTTTCCAGTgtcgatttcaacaacGGAATCAACATTATTGAGTACAACTATACAAGAATGTCTTCATTAGTGTTACAAATTCTTAACAGATTGTGCCACTTCCCTGTATCTTCGTTGGTTACCTTACAGCTATTGAGAGACTTTGAAAGTGACGAAGAAGTAAGCTTCTTTGAGACCTTGCTCAGCTACCAAACAAAGATTGATCACACAACTGTATGGTATAACGTCAGATTTAACGACGACCTACTCAAGGAGAATGATTTCATCTTGGACAAGGAATCACTTTTGACCttctttgaattcttcaaaatgagAAACCTCATGATTCAATATTTGACTGTCGAATTTCATCACTTGTCTCAACAGGGATCCATCTATAAGAAGAACCAATATTTGGATAAGTTGATAAATGGTgacaaattcttgaacgaATCACACCAAGTATTGAAATTTCTCGATGTGTTGAACTTTAAATTCAGTAACTTTGAACAGTTTAATTATCAGAAGTTCTCCAAGTGGAATTTGAGcttattgttcaaagaagTCAAGAGCGAGGATAATATATTCAATACTGATATTCTTGATAAGCTTGAAACAATTACTAATAACGttgaaatcttggacaTGAAAGACTTTTTAGTGAAGTTCATCGttaatgatgatttgaaggCCCTCCAATTGAATTACTTACATTCTTGGGTTCAGTTGATTGAGGTCATTATCAATGATGGTAAACTTTCAAAAGAACAAAACCAGAATTTCATCTTGGAAATCTTGTCGAGCATTTTACCcaagatcaatgagttttttgaaaaagacaTCAAGTTTAGTGAGGAGTTGATATCCTTATGTGTGATTTTGTTCGATTActatgaagaagacaatCTTTTTATTGAGAGGTTGTTATTGTTGTTTTCGACATGTATCAAGGGTATTGCCAGCTCTAATTCAACCATTGAGTTGAGAAATGATTTGTACATCATCATGAATAACTTTTTACAAAAgagcttcaagaacaacagCGAGACAATTCTCAGAAAGTTGACAGATATTTTGGAGAAGACAGACGTGAAGTTTTTCGAAATCATCTGCAACGATTCCATTGTCAGCGAAGGATCCATTCGGATCACATCGATGATCTTCCTCGAGTCTACCATCCATTTATTCAaccacttcaacaacagtTTTATCACCGACCAATTGACTAAGAATAACTCGTTGTTGCTCATCATCAGGTCCATCAAGCGTATTGATGAAATCCTAGACAACGAGCTCAAAGAGGTGTCTACAATTTTATacgagttgatcaacttcaactcgatcatcaacttgttgatcagAATCGGTCAAAGCAGACTTGGCTCGTCGTACTTGATCCAAAGTGAGTTGTTCCtgatcatcaagaacctcAACATCCTCAAAGTTGATCCCGACTTAGGCATGAATCTCCGTATCAACGAAATCAACCTGGTCAACTTATCGTTGGACTCCAACTACTCGTTCATAAACTACTTTCAGTTTCTCCTCCCGGTGTTTAAATTGATTTCGGTGTTATTGATATCTATGGGTCCTAGCTACAAACCCAGTAAAATCCAAGGAAAGGAACTTCTTGCACACTTTGGCAAGTTGAGAAACAGTATCATCAAAAAGGAcatcttgatcaatgaaaacaagatcaagtaTCAGTATGAGGGCGAGTTGGATGAGCTCATGAACCAGTTTGTGTTGATTGATACGTTGGTCGATAGCTGA
- the PCK1 gene encoding Protein kinase C-like 1 (EggNog:ENOG503NVNR; COG:G), with protein sequence MVPPVASIINFDHPSIKTPQDPVIDQLSLSDEVLIRHNAPAPTLYEDGLLEKGTLISSTGALMAYSGKKTGRSPKDKRIVDEETSSEHIWWGPVNKKVDELTWKISRSRALDYLRTREKLFVVDAYAGWDPRYRIKVRIICARAYHALFMTNMLIRPTEEELANFGEPDFTIYNAGQFPANVHTKGMTSATSVEINFKDMEMVILGTEYAGEMKKGIFTVMFYLMPIRHKVLTLHSSCNQGTETGDVTLFFGLSGTGKTTLSADPNRKLIGDDEHCWSDNGVFNIEGGCYAKCLDLSAEKEPEIFNSIKFGAILENAIYDPLTKVVDYNNASITENTRCAYPIEFIPSAKIPCLADTHPSNIILLTCDASGVLPPVSKLDNSQVMYHFISGYTSKMAGTEEGVTEPQATFSACFGQPFLVLHPMKYAQQLSDKISQHNANAWLLNTGWVGASAARGGKRCPLKYTRAILDAIHSGELNKVEYENFPTFNLKVPKSCPGVPAEILNPTNAWTEGEASFAKEVTGLATKFVENFKKYSDQATTEVKAAGPVV encoded by the coding sequence ATGGTTCCTCCAGTTGCTTCTATTATTAATTTTGATCATCCTTCCATCAAGACTCCACAAGATCCAGTCATTGACCAATTGTCCTTGAGTGATGAAGTTCTTATCCGTCATAATGCCCCAGCTCCAACCTTGTACGAAGATGGTTTGTTAGAAAAGGGTACCCTTATTTCTTCCACTGGAGCCTTGATGGCTTACTCTGGTAAGAAGACTGGTAGATCTCCAAAAGACAAGAGAATTGTCGATGAAGAAACCTCATCTGAACACATTTGGTGGGGTCCTGTCAACAAGAAGGTTGACGAATTGACCTGGAAGATCAGTAGATCCAGAGCCTTGGACTACTTGAGAACCAGAGAaaagttgtttgtggtggacGCATATGCTGGATGGGATCCAAGATACAGAATTAAGGTGAGAATTATTTGTGCCAGAGCTTACCACGCTTTGTTCATGACGAATATGTTGATTAGAccaactgaagaagagttggccaactttGGTGAACCCGACTTCACCATTTACAATGCTGGACAATTCCCTGCCAATGTTCACACCAAGGGTATGACTTCGGCCACTTCTGTGGAAATTAACTTTAAAGATATGGAgatggtgattttgggtACTGAATACGCTGGAGAAATGAAGAAGGGGATTTTCACCGTGATGTTCTACTTGATGCCAATCAGACACAAGGTGTTGACGTTACACTCATCTTGTAACCAAGGTACTGAAACTGGAGATGTCACTTTGTTCTTTGGTTTGAGTGGTACCGGTAAGACCACCTTGTCAGCTGATCCTAACAGAAAGTtgattggtgatgatgaacaCTGTTGGTCTGACAATGGTGTTTTCAACATTGAAGGTGGATGTTACGCCAAGTGTTTGGACTTGTCTGCTGAAAAGGAACctgaaatcttcaactccatcaagttTGGAGCCATTTTGGAAAATGCCATCTACGATCCACTCACCAAGGTTGTGGATTACAACAATGCTTCGATTACTGAAAACACCAGATGTGCTTACCCAATTGAGTTTATCCCATCCGCCAAAATCCCTTGTTTGGCCGACACCCACCCAAGTAACATTATCTTGTTGACATGTGATGCTTCTGGAGTGTTACCACcagtttccaagttggacaactcCCAAGTCATGTATCATTTTATCAGTGGATACACCTCCAAGATGGCTGGTACCGAAGAAGGTGTCACCGAACCCCAAGCCACCTTTTCCGCTTGTTTCGGTCAACCATTTTTGGTTTTGCACCCAATGAAGTATGCTCAACAATTGTCTGACAAGATTTCGCAACACAATGCCAATGCCTGGTTATTGAACACCGGTTGGGTTGGCGCTTCTGCTGCCAGAGGTGGAAAAAGATGTCCATTGAAGTACACGAGAGCCATTTTGGATGCTATCCATTCTGGTGAATTAAACAAGGTTGAATATGAAAACTTCCCaactttcaacttgaaggtgcCTAAATCGTGTCCTGGTGTTCCAGCTGAGATTTTGAACCCTACGAATGCTTGGACCGAAGGCGAAGCTTCGTTTGCTAAGGAAGTGACTGGATTAGCTACTAAGTTTGTGGAAAACTTTAAGAAGTACTCTGACCAAGCCACTACTGAAGTGAAAGCTGCTGGTCCAGTTGTATAG
- a CDS encoding uncharacterized protein (EggNog:ENOG503NVA1; COG:S), whose product MSDLESKQESSLRWYDRKILPFMPAYSSSMFQVVVLSLVCFMTTGMYNALTGIGGSGITIGVANNGSTALYIVFCVWGFFSGYLCNMIGVKLALCIGSCGYCLYSGALFYYSKHAATNPGGAEAFIYASSAILGACAGTLWSAQGSIMMSYPPEEKKGRAIMIFWVIFNLGGVVGSAISLGNNLKNNESTATDSTYAVFIALMGSGLLFALGILPAHKVWKYDVGEERVVSYQYPHWKSELASMFRMLYKEPKIYLMFPMFFASNWFYTYHFNDVNAARFNIRTRSLNSLLYWLSQMVGAFGFGLVLDWERFNRKTRTKIAWGILMALTLAIWGGGLKFQLQYTRESVMHMELYDYKHRAYIGPMFLYIFYGMYDAIFQNFIYYLLGAISNNPKKTAIYGAFYKSIQSAGAAIMWRLDYYEIPYINMFASCWALCAGSVMIAFPLAFFMIQNHTDVEDDDLNGEMVMKQADISCIENTSSTTEK is encoded by the exons ATGTCAGATTTGGAGTCCAAGCAAGAACTGTCACTCAGATGGTATGATAGGAAGATCCTTCCATTCATGCCCGCTTATTCCCTGTCGATGTTCCAGGTAGTCGTATTGTCGTTGGTTTGTTTTATGACCACCGGGATGTATAACGCGTTGACAGGTATCGGAGGCTCTGGTATCACCATCGGTGTTGCAAACAATGGAAGCACTGCTTTGTATATTGTCTTCTGTGTTTGGGGGTTCTTTTCTGGATATCTTTGTAACATGATCGGCGTCAAACTTGCTTTGTGCATTGGCTCTTGTGGGTACTGTTTGTACTCGGGTGCATTAT TCTACTACAGTAAACATGCAGCAACCAATCCCGGTGGGGCAGAAGCATTCATCTATGCATCATCAGCCATTCTTGGAGCTTGTGCTGGAACATTATG GAGTGCACAAGGAAGTATTATGATGTCGTATCCACCGGAGGAGAAAAAAGGCAGAGCCATCATGATCTTCTGGGTaatcttcaacttgggagGGGTTGTCGGATCTGCCATCAGTCTTGGaaacaatttgaaaaataaTGAGAGCACAGCTACCGACTCCACTTACGCTGTGTTCATCGCATTAATGGGGTCAGGTCTCCTCTTTGCATTGGGTATTCTCCCGGCTCATAAGGTATGGAAATACGACGTGGGAGAAGAACGGGTGGTACTGTACCAGTATCCACACTGGAAATCCGAGTTGGCGTCGATGTTTCGGATGCTCTACAAAGAGCCTAAAATATACTTAATGTTCCCGATGTTTTTCGCATCCAATTGGTTCTATACCTACCATTTTAACGACGTCAATGCTGCTCGGTTCAACATCCGTACCCGGTCCCTCAACTCATTACTCTACTGGTTGAGTCAGATGGTTGGAGCCTTTGGTTTTGGCTTAGTGCTAGACTGGGAGCGATTCAACCGTAAAACGAGGACCAAAATTGCTTGGGGTATTCTTATGGCACTCACTTTGGCAATTTGGGGTGGAGGGTTGAAGTTCCAATTGCAGTACACGCGTGAGTCGGTGATGCATATGGAACTCTACGACTACAAACACCGGGCATATATTGGGCCCATGTTTTTGTACATTTTCTATGGGATGTATGATGCAATCTTCCAGAACTTCATCTACTACTTGCTCGGAGCAATCAGTAACAATCCCAAAAAAACGGCCATTTACGGAGCTTTTTATAAATCGATTCAGCTGGCAGGTGCAGCTATTATGTGGAGGTTAGATTACTACGAAATCCCCTATATTAACATGTTTGCCAGTTGTTGGGCTCTTTGTGCTGGGTCCGTGATGATCGCATTTCCTTTGGCATTCTTTATGATTCAGAACCATACAGAcgttgaagatgatgatttgaacgGAGAAATGGTTATGAAACAAGCCGATATTAGTTGTATAGAAAACACCAGCTCTACCACGGAGAAATAA